In Populus alba chromosome 1, ASM523922v2, whole genome shotgun sequence, a single window of DNA contains:
- the LOC118056836 gene encoding uncharacterized protein isoform X2, with product MSGVCFQLPFPSLQDQNDFAKDVTFRETNLDTEAVQEIAGVYNAVSFTYGNQHTDQKNADIESSFCPSFPVPEHLVQNLPPTEKVHQIIARTAIFVSKHGGQSEIVLRVKQGDNPTFGFLMPDHYLHPYFRFLVDHEELLKSVIDRKAIEEENRVENVLDQAGGPAGALSLLGSVYGSGENEEGAIVDAPAVLEKDPKEAVNADSVIISPGSEEGGSSLNLAGKGKASSKHPVTPSKEKAHLVRRNRSISVVQAGTTTRVRKEGDSLDMVSSTVDKLQASDSSSLSKVETSILEPPSDLKRVVEKIVEFILRNGKEFEAVLVQQDTKHGRFPFLLPSNQYHPFYLNALHKAQESRSSGTGFISEKLDSLAHGMGRKTALEKSDTLSSSDIPYDCNRKEKFKMVIGKSKKDGQDPPSKATPPQVGVSVDAAAAILQAATKGVKNPRLEILSKTSINGIIQGPNTESGTPSGPSSLLSQAQSSSKKLDHGEPWASIPEVRAIAQTAASAAASEADSSEASLTREQKLKAERLKRAKMFASMIKNGGAAPLRSESGRGLSAEPPESGLSASGTQILNLTGFEREGSLCQLDVNTSDKVEKKESAGGHNERRSKRRYRSRSKREEGDGEEGELEEIRDQKLVRKKQSRYSSHQSSNRHKQKRENTLSKDKEYQHGHNHNHTSDDEHDHAQGIYTDGEHKQKHYSSSDYESSLHQHGCKRSSLESHHRHSQHRHKHDYSSDDEHRHSRHGHEHDTSSDNKRKHSRHKRKHSSVLDDEHKHSRHRSKGGNSSIDHFQYEHKHCSSSDDEDLHHRKSVRHVKKSLLEREADLEEGEILTKSDQSKASGGGDGVSREASVDLSKSYNDVRSSSRPSETTEVSDDLRAKIRAMLMATL from the exons ATGAGTGGTGTATGTTTTCAATTACCTTTCCCAAGTTTGCAGGATCAAAATGATTTTGCTAAAGATGTAACTTTCAGAGAGACAA aCTTAGATACAGAGGCAGTTCAGGAGATTGCTGGTGTCTATAATGCGGTTTCTTTTACATATGGAAACCAACACACTGACCAAAAGAATGCTGATATCGAGTCTAGTTTTTGCCCCTCTTTCCCAGTGCCTGAACACTTGGTTCAAAACTTG CCTCCAACAGAGAAGGTGCATCAGATCATTGCAAGAACTGCCATTTTTGTTAGCAAACATGGTGGGCAATCAGAAATTGTTTTGAGGGTCAAACAGGGAGACAACCCAACTTTTGGGTTCTTGATGCCTGATCATTATCTTCATCCGTACTTTAGGTTTCTTGTTGATCATGAAGAACTTTTGAAGTCTGTCATTGATAGAAAAGctatagaagaagaaaacagagtGGAGAATGTGCTTGACCAAGCAGGTGGTCCAGCTGGAGCATTGTCATTGCTAGGTTCTGTTTATGGTTCTGGAGAGAATGAAGAAGGTGCAATTGTGGATGCCCCAGCTGTTTTAGAAAAGGACCCCAAGGAAGCTGTTAATGCTGATTCTGTGATCATCTCTCCTGGATCAGAAGAAGGCGGTTCTTCTCTAAATTTAGCTGGTAAAGGCAAAGCAAGTTCCAAGCATCCAGTTACTCCTTCAAAAGAAAAGGCTCATTTGGTACGAAGAAATCGTTCCATCAGTGTAGTTCAGGCTGGAACCACAACTAGGGTGAGGAAAGAAGGTGATTCCTTGGACATGGTTTCCTCTACTGTGGATAAGTTGCAGGCTTCTGATTCATCAAGCCTGTCCAAGGTGGAAACATCTATTTTGGAGCCTCCATCTGATTTGAAGAGGGTGGTTGAGAAGATAGTTGAGTTCATTTTGAGGAACGGGAAAGAATTTGAGGCTGTTCTTGTCCAGCAGGATACAAAGCATGGAAGGTTCCCATTCCTTCTGCCATCTAACCAATATCATCCCTTCTATCTAAATGCTCTTCATAAAGCTCAGGAG TCAAGGTCATCTGGCACTGGCTTCATTTCTGAGAAGCTTGATTCCTTGGCGCATGGGATGGGCAGGAAAACAGCACTTGAAAAAAGTGATACCCTCTCATCATCTGATATACCATATGATTGCAATAGGAAAGAGAAGTTTAAAATGGTCATTGGAAAGTCAAAGAAGGATGGACAAGACCCACCTTCAAAAGCCACGCCACCTCAAGTAGGTGTCAGTGTGGATGCAGCTGCAGCTATTCTTCAGGCTGCCACTAAAGGTGTCAAGAATCCCCGTTTAGAAATACTATCAAAGACATCAATAAATGGCATCATTCAAGGTCCTAACACTGAAAGTGGGACACCCAGTGGCCCTAGCAGCTTGCTTTCCCAGGCTCAAAGTTCCAGCAAAAAGCTTGATCATGGTGAACCTTGGGCTTCTATTCCTGAGGTGAGGGCTATTGCGCAGACCGCTGCTAGTGCAGCAGCAAGTGAGGCTGATTCTTCTGAAGCCAGCTTGACAAGAGAGCAGAAGTTGAAGGCTGAGAGACTGAAACGGGCAAAGATGTTTGCAAGTATGATAAAAAATGGAGGAGCTGCACCATTAAGGAGTGAATCTGGGCGTGGGTTATCTGCAGAACCACCTGAATCTGGGCTCTCTGCTTCAGGCACTCAAATTTTAAACCTCACAGGCTTTGAAAGGGAAGGCAGCTTATGTCAGTTAGATGTTAATACTTCTGATAAAGTTGAGAAGAAGGAATCAGCTGGTGGCCATAATGAGCGACGATCGAAGAGAAGGTACCGCTCAAGATCtaaaagagaagaaggagaTGGGGAAGAAGGGGAATTGGAAGAAATCCGGGATCAGAAACTTGTCAGGAAGAAACAATCTCGTTATAGCTCACATCAGAGTAGCAATagacacaaacaaaaaagagagaatactTTGTCCAAGGACAAAGAGTATCAGCATGGGCATAACCACAATCATACTTCAGATGATGAGCATGATCATGCTCAAGGTATCTATACTGATGGCGAGCATAAACAGAAGCATTATAGTTCCTCTGATTACGAGAGTAGCCTCCATCAACATGGGTGTAAGCGTAGTTCTCTTGAATCTCATCATAGGCACTCTCAACACAGGCATAAGCATGATTATTCCTCTGATGATGAGCATAGGCATTCTCGGCATGGGCATGAACATGATACTTCTTCTGATAACAAGCGCAAGCACTCTCGTCACAAGCGCAAGCACAGTAGTGTCTTAGATGATGAACATAAGCACTCTCGACATAGAAGCAAGGGCGGCAACTCTTCTATCGATCATTTTCAATATGAGCATAAGCATTGTAGCTCCTCAGATGATGAGGATCTGCATCACAGAAAATCTGTTAGGCATGTGAAGAAATCTCTCTTGGAAAGAGAAGCTGACTTGGAAGAAGGGGAGATCCTTACAAAATCAGATCAATCCAAAGCAAGTGGGGGTGGAGATGGTGTTAGCAGGGAAGCTTCTGTGGATTTATCAAAATCATACAACGATGTAAGGTCCTCTTCTCGGCCATCTGAAACCACTGAGGTTTCTGATGACCTTAGGGCCAAAATACGGGCCATGTTGATGGCGACCTTGTAA
- the LOC118056836 gene encoding uncharacterized protein isoform X1, producing MDLEVFGRHALLFDDDTMASFVNSTDALVEWNSLSIDRYDVRHLLSSPPPPRSRHRHKHHDSLESELDHDRYLDLTYPSLPQDLDTEAVQEIAGVYNAVSFTYGNQHTDQKNADIESSFCPSFPVPEHLVQNLPPTEKVHQIIARTAIFVSKHGGQSEIVLRVKQGDNPTFGFLMPDHYLHPYFRFLVDHEELLKSVIDRKAIEEENRVENVLDQAGGPAGALSLLGSVYGSGENEEGAIVDAPAVLEKDPKEAVNADSVIISPGSEEGGSSLNLAGKGKASSKHPVTPSKEKAHLVRRNRSISVVQAGTTTRVRKEGDSLDMVSSTVDKLQASDSSSLSKVETSILEPPSDLKRVVEKIVEFILRNGKEFEAVLVQQDTKHGRFPFLLPSNQYHPFYLNALHKAQESRSSGTGFISEKLDSLAHGMGRKTALEKSDTLSSSDIPYDCNRKEKFKMVIGKSKKDGQDPPSKATPPQVGVSVDAAAAILQAATKGVKNPRLEILSKTSINGIIQGPNTESGTPSGPSSLLSQAQSSSKKLDHGEPWASIPEVRAIAQTAASAAASEADSSEASLTREQKLKAERLKRAKMFASMIKNGGAAPLRSESGRGLSAEPPESGLSASGTQILNLTGFEREGSLCQLDVNTSDKVEKKESAGGHNERRSKRRYRSRSKREEGDGEEGELEEIRDQKLVRKKQSRYSSHQSSNRHKQKRENTLSKDKEYQHGHNHNHTSDDEHDHAQGIYTDGEHKQKHYSSSDYESSLHQHGCKRSSLESHHRHSQHRHKHDYSSDDEHRHSRHGHEHDTSSDNKRKHSRHKRKHSSVLDDEHKHSRHRSKGGNSSIDHFQYEHKHCSSSDDEDLHHRKSVRHVKKSLLEREADLEEGEILTKSDQSKASGGGDGVSREASVDLSKSYNDVRSSSRPSETTEVSDDLRAKIRAMLMATL from the exons aCTTAGATACAGAGGCAGTTCAGGAGATTGCTGGTGTCTATAATGCGGTTTCTTTTACATATGGAAACCAACACACTGACCAAAAGAATGCTGATATCGAGTCTAGTTTTTGCCCCTCTTTCCCAGTGCCTGAACACTTGGTTCAAAACTTG CCTCCAACAGAGAAGGTGCATCAGATCATTGCAAGAACTGCCATTTTTGTTAGCAAACATGGTGGGCAATCAGAAATTGTTTTGAGGGTCAAACAGGGAGACAACCCAACTTTTGGGTTCTTGATGCCTGATCATTATCTTCATCCGTACTTTAGGTTTCTTGTTGATCATGAAGAACTTTTGAAGTCTGTCATTGATAGAAAAGctatagaagaagaaaacagagtGGAGAATGTGCTTGACCAAGCAGGTGGTCCAGCTGGAGCATTGTCATTGCTAGGTTCTGTTTATGGTTCTGGAGAGAATGAAGAAGGTGCAATTGTGGATGCCCCAGCTGTTTTAGAAAAGGACCCCAAGGAAGCTGTTAATGCTGATTCTGTGATCATCTCTCCTGGATCAGAAGAAGGCGGTTCTTCTCTAAATTTAGCTGGTAAAGGCAAAGCAAGTTCCAAGCATCCAGTTACTCCTTCAAAAGAAAAGGCTCATTTGGTACGAAGAAATCGTTCCATCAGTGTAGTTCAGGCTGGAACCACAACTAGGGTGAGGAAAGAAGGTGATTCCTTGGACATGGTTTCCTCTACTGTGGATAAGTTGCAGGCTTCTGATTCATCAAGCCTGTCCAAGGTGGAAACATCTATTTTGGAGCCTCCATCTGATTTGAAGAGGGTGGTTGAGAAGATAGTTGAGTTCATTTTGAGGAACGGGAAAGAATTTGAGGCTGTTCTTGTCCAGCAGGATACAAAGCATGGAAGGTTCCCATTCCTTCTGCCATCTAACCAATATCATCCCTTCTATCTAAATGCTCTTCATAAAGCTCAGGAG TCAAGGTCATCTGGCACTGGCTTCATTTCTGAGAAGCTTGATTCCTTGGCGCATGGGATGGGCAGGAAAACAGCACTTGAAAAAAGTGATACCCTCTCATCATCTGATATACCATATGATTGCAATAGGAAAGAGAAGTTTAAAATGGTCATTGGAAAGTCAAAGAAGGATGGACAAGACCCACCTTCAAAAGCCACGCCACCTCAAGTAGGTGTCAGTGTGGATGCAGCTGCAGCTATTCTTCAGGCTGCCACTAAAGGTGTCAAGAATCCCCGTTTAGAAATACTATCAAAGACATCAATAAATGGCATCATTCAAGGTCCTAACACTGAAAGTGGGACACCCAGTGGCCCTAGCAGCTTGCTTTCCCAGGCTCAAAGTTCCAGCAAAAAGCTTGATCATGGTGAACCTTGGGCTTCTATTCCTGAGGTGAGGGCTATTGCGCAGACCGCTGCTAGTGCAGCAGCAAGTGAGGCTGATTCTTCTGAAGCCAGCTTGACAAGAGAGCAGAAGTTGAAGGCTGAGAGACTGAAACGGGCAAAGATGTTTGCAAGTATGATAAAAAATGGAGGAGCTGCACCATTAAGGAGTGAATCTGGGCGTGGGTTATCTGCAGAACCACCTGAATCTGGGCTCTCTGCTTCAGGCACTCAAATTTTAAACCTCACAGGCTTTGAAAGGGAAGGCAGCTTATGTCAGTTAGATGTTAATACTTCTGATAAAGTTGAGAAGAAGGAATCAGCTGGTGGCCATAATGAGCGACGATCGAAGAGAAGGTACCGCTCAAGATCtaaaagagaagaaggagaTGGGGAAGAAGGGGAATTGGAAGAAATCCGGGATCAGAAACTTGTCAGGAAGAAACAATCTCGTTATAGCTCACATCAGAGTAGCAATagacacaaacaaaaaagagagaatactTTGTCCAAGGACAAAGAGTATCAGCATGGGCATAACCACAATCATACTTCAGATGATGAGCATGATCATGCTCAAGGTATCTATACTGATGGCGAGCATAAACAGAAGCATTATAGTTCCTCTGATTACGAGAGTAGCCTCCATCAACATGGGTGTAAGCGTAGTTCTCTTGAATCTCATCATAGGCACTCTCAACACAGGCATAAGCATGATTATTCCTCTGATGATGAGCATAGGCATTCTCGGCATGGGCATGAACATGATACTTCTTCTGATAACAAGCGCAAGCACTCTCGTCACAAGCGCAAGCACAGTAGTGTCTTAGATGATGAACATAAGCACTCTCGACATAGAAGCAAGGGCGGCAACTCTTCTATCGATCATTTTCAATATGAGCATAAGCATTGTAGCTCCTCAGATGATGAGGATCTGCATCACAGAAAATCTGTTAGGCATGTGAAGAAATCTCTCTTGGAAAGAGAAGCTGACTTGGAAGAAGGGGAGATCCTTACAAAATCAGATCAATCCAAAGCAAGTGGGGGTGGAGATGGTGTTAGCAGGGAAGCTTCTGTGGATTTATCAAAATCATACAACGATGTAAGGTCCTCTTCTCGGCCATCTGAAACCACTGAGGTTTCTGATGACCTTAGGGCCAAAATACGGGCCATGTTGATGGCGACCTTGTAA
- the LOC118056836 gene encoding uncharacterized protein isoform X3, with translation MQPPTEKVHQIIARTAIFVSKHGGQSEIVLRVKQGDNPTFGFLMPDHYLHPYFRFLVDHEELLKSVIDRKAIEEENRVENVLDQAGGPAGALSLLGSVYGSGENEEGAIVDAPAVLEKDPKEAVNADSVIISPGSEEGGSSLNLAGKGKASSKHPVTPSKEKAHLVRRNRSISVVQAGTTTRVRKEGDSLDMVSSTVDKLQASDSSSLSKVETSILEPPSDLKRVVEKIVEFILRNGKEFEAVLVQQDTKHGRFPFLLPSNQYHPFYLNALHKAQESRSSGTGFISEKLDSLAHGMGRKTALEKSDTLSSSDIPYDCNRKEKFKMVIGKSKKDGQDPPSKATPPQVGVSVDAAAAILQAATKGVKNPRLEILSKTSINGIIQGPNTESGTPSGPSSLLSQAQSSSKKLDHGEPWASIPEVRAIAQTAASAAASEADSSEASLTREQKLKAERLKRAKMFASMIKNGGAAPLRSESGRGLSAEPPESGLSASGTQILNLTGFEREGSLCQLDVNTSDKVEKKESAGGHNERRSKRRYRSRSKREEGDGEEGELEEIRDQKLVRKKQSRYSSHQSSNRHKQKRENTLSKDKEYQHGHNHNHTSDDEHDHAQGIYTDGEHKQKHYSSSDYESSLHQHGCKRSSLESHHRHSQHRHKHDYSSDDEHRHSRHGHEHDTSSDNKRKHSRHKRKHSSVLDDEHKHSRHRSKGGNSSIDHFQYEHKHCSSSDDEDLHHRKSVRHVKKSLLEREADLEEGEILTKSDQSKASGGGDGVSREASVDLSKSYNDVRSSSRPSETTEVSDDLRAKIRAMLMATL, from the exons ATGCAG CCTCCAACAGAGAAGGTGCATCAGATCATTGCAAGAACTGCCATTTTTGTTAGCAAACATGGTGGGCAATCAGAAATTGTTTTGAGGGTCAAACAGGGAGACAACCCAACTTTTGGGTTCTTGATGCCTGATCATTATCTTCATCCGTACTTTAGGTTTCTTGTTGATCATGAAGAACTTTTGAAGTCTGTCATTGATAGAAAAGctatagaagaagaaaacagagtGGAGAATGTGCTTGACCAAGCAGGTGGTCCAGCTGGAGCATTGTCATTGCTAGGTTCTGTTTATGGTTCTGGAGAGAATGAAGAAGGTGCAATTGTGGATGCCCCAGCTGTTTTAGAAAAGGACCCCAAGGAAGCTGTTAATGCTGATTCTGTGATCATCTCTCCTGGATCAGAAGAAGGCGGTTCTTCTCTAAATTTAGCTGGTAAAGGCAAAGCAAGTTCCAAGCATCCAGTTACTCCTTCAAAAGAAAAGGCTCATTTGGTACGAAGAAATCGTTCCATCAGTGTAGTTCAGGCTGGAACCACAACTAGGGTGAGGAAAGAAGGTGATTCCTTGGACATGGTTTCCTCTACTGTGGATAAGTTGCAGGCTTCTGATTCATCAAGCCTGTCCAAGGTGGAAACATCTATTTTGGAGCCTCCATCTGATTTGAAGAGGGTGGTTGAGAAGATAGTTGAGTTCATTTTGAGGAACGGGAAAGAATTTGAGGCTGTTCTTGTCCAGCAGGATACAAAGCATGGAAGGTTCCCATTCCTTCTGCCATCTAACCAATATCATCCCTTCTATCTAAATGCTCTTCATAAAGCTCAGGAG TCAAGGTCATCTGGCACTGGCTTCATTTCTGAGAAGCTTGATTCCTTGGCGCATGGGATGGGCAGGAAAACAGCACTTGAAAAAAGTGATACCCTCTCATCATCTGATATACCATATGATTGCAATAGGAAAGAGAAGTTTAAAATGGTCATTGGAAAGTCAAAGAAGGATGGACAAGACCCACCTTCAAAAGCCACGCCACCTCAAGTAGGTGTCAGTGTGGATGCAGCTGCAGCTATTCTTCAGGCTGCCACTAAAGGTGTCAAGAATCCCCGTTTAGAAATACTATCAAAGACATCAATAAATGGCATCATTCAAGGTCCTAACACTGAAAGTGGGACACCCAGTGGCCCTAGCAGCTTGCTTTCCCAGGCTCAAAGTTCCAGCAAAAAGCTTGATCATGGTGAACCTTGGGCTTCTATTCCTGAGGTGAGGGCTATTGCGCAGACCGCTGCTAGTGCAGCAGCAAGTGAGGCTGATTCTTCTGAAGCCAGCTTGACAAGAGAGCAGAAGTTGAAGGCTGAGAGACTGAAACGGGCAAAGATGTTTGCAAGTATGATAAAAAATGGAGGAGCTGCACCATTAAGGAGTGAATCTGGGCGTGGGTTATCTGCAGAACCACCTGAATCTGGGCTCTCTGCTTCAGGCACTCAAATTTTAAACCTCACAGGCTTTGAAAGGGAAGGCAGCTTATGTCAGTTAGATGTTAATACTTCTGATAAAGTTGAGAAGAAGGAATCAGCTGGTGGCCATAATGAGCGACGATCGAAGAGAAGGTACCGCTCAAGATCtaaaagagaagaaggagaTGGGGAAGAAGGGGAATTGGAAGAAATCCGGGATCAGAAACTTGTCAGGAAGAAACAATCTCGTTATAGCTCACATCAGAGTAGCAATagacacaaacaaaaaagagagaatactTTGTCCAAGGACAAAGAGTATCAGCATGGGCATAACCACAATCATACTTCAGATGATGAGCATGATCATGCTCAAGGTATCTATACTGATGGCGAGCATAAACAGAAGCATTATAGTTCCTCTGATTACGAGAGTAGCCTCCATCAACATGGGTGTAAGCGTAGTTCTCTTGAATCTCATCATAGGCACTCTCAACACAGGCATAAGCATGATTATTCCTCTGATGATGAGCATAGGCATTCTCGGCATGGGCATGAACATGATACTTCTTCTGATAACAAGCGCAAGCACTCTCGTCACAAGCGCAAGCACAGTAGTGTCTTAGATGATGAACATAAGCACTCTCGACATAGAAGCAAGGGCGGCAACTCTTCTATCGATCATTTTCAATATGAGCATAAGCATTGTAGCTCCTCAGATGATGAGGATCTGCATCACAGAAAATCTGTTAGGCATGTGAAGAAATCTCTCTTGGAAAGAGAAGCTGACTTGGAAGAAGGGGAGATCCTTACAAAATCAGATCAATCCAAAGCAAGTGGGGGTGGAGATGGTGTTAGCAGGGAAGCTTCTGTGGATTTATCAAAATCATACAACGATGTAAGGTCCTCTTCTCGGCCATCTGAAACCACTGAGGTTTCTGATGACCTTAGGGCCAAAATACGGGCCATGTTGATGGCGACCTTGTAA